One segment of Shewanella piezotolerans WP3 DNA contains the following:
- a CDS encoding CapA family protein: MTFKLICCSVFLLSANVATAADLITLKGRVFTEAHRPIALAQVSVGQQLVQTDNEGRYELKVAAAESYLLKLQAKGHYQGLQTFSHYELGASNNTIGDIQLVAEKAGRTLLTFGGDVMMGRRYAKPRFNNAVIINAESKTEDTRSIVQHVKPYLSLADLASVNLETQIAAHKPAERAPKSVTFYSPPETLAALEWAGIDFVTLGNNHTYDYLDEGLESTLAYLAQSPLAYAGAGKDQADALAAYRTTLNGNPFSFLGYVGWQGNFTPNQTASLKKGGAAFGSEDNIQASVAQEASASRTTVVQYHGGLEYSAEPTMVLEQKLKLAIDSGADLAVGHHPHVTQGFEIYNDKLIAYSMGNFIFDQYFYATPYSFMLNVWMDGDVFHRAEIVPVYLKGYKPTPATGAQRYTVLKRLSTLSKKRGVDIQVSGGHGVITRHSPSRQPGMLTIKPLAKQSVFDLYNSDWSQQLKRVESNKTGIKYRVGKNLVNGSDFESFALFNTAERGWDLDQSPFEITTAEASSGQYALEARLPAKATATIGMTNFRRVYNSSSPMTLALNIKAPQNTKVNLYWQGRKTREKLDTALQQGEKHLISSQLLSGENAQWQNIEAQFNSPRIGYRSIRVLVEFENLSQSSESIYVDDINLIEWQSAFSSQPNFKPMSDDAAAASHIGFDRPLAANEQVTLSF, from the coding sequence ATGACCTTCAAACTGATCTGCTGCAGCGTATTTCTGCTCTCGGCCAATGTCGCAACTGCGGCAGACTTGATAACCCTAAAAGGGCGAGTGTTTACTGAGGCTCATAGGCCGATTGCACTGGCGCAGGTATCGGTCGGTCAACAACTTGTGCAAACGGATAATGAAGGACGCTATGAGCTTAAGGTCGCGGCGGCGGAATCTTACTTGTTAAAGTTGCAGGCGAAAGGTCACTATCAGGGGCTGCAAACATTCAGCCATTATGAGTTAGGCGCAAGTAATAACACTATTGGTGATATCCAATTGGTGGCGGAAAAAGCAGGTCGTACATTGCTCACCTTCGGTGGCGATGTGATGATGGGTCGTCGTTATGCAAAACCGCGTTTTAATAACGCAGTGATTATTAACGCAGAGAGTAAAACTGAAGACACGAGATCGATAGTTCAACATGTTAAGCCCTATTTAAGCTTGGCTGATCTCGCCTCGGTTAATTTGGAAACGCAGATCGCCGCTCATAAACCTGCAGAGCGCGCGCCAAAATCAGTAACCTTCTATTCGCCCCCGGAAACCCTCGCGGCATTAGAATGGGCTGGGATCGATTTTGTCACCTTAGGTAACAATCATACTTATGACTATCTAGATGAAGGGCTGGAGTCAACACTTGCTTATCTTGCACAAAGCCCTCTGGCTTATGCCGGTGCAGGCAAAGATCAAGCTGACGCATTAGCCGCTTACCGAACCACGCTCAACGGTAACCCGTTTTCATTTTTAGGTTACGTGGGGTGGCAGGGAAATTTCACACCAAATCAAACCGCTTCGCTTAAAAAAGGTGGCGCCGCTTTCGGTTCTGAGGACAATATTCAAGCGTCAGTCGCGCAAGAGGCTTCGGCAAGCAGAACGACCGTGGTGCAGTATCATGGTGGATTGGAATATAGCGCTGAGCCGACAATGGTTTTGGAGCAAAAACTAAAGTTAGCCATTGATAGCGGTGCGGATTTAGCCGTTGGGCATCATCCCCATGTCACTCAAGGTTTTGAGATCTACAATGACAAATTAATTGCTTACTCAATGGGGAATTTCATCTTCGATCAGTATTTTTACGCGACACCCTATTCTTTTATGTTAAATGTGTGGATGGACGGTGATGTTTTTCACCGTGCTGAAATTGTCCCTGTTTATTTGAAAGGCTATAAGCCGACGCCCGCGACGGGTGCGCAGCGCTATACGGTACTAAAACGCTTGAGTACACTATCTAAAAAGCGCGGTGTCGACATTCAAGTCTCAGGTGGGCATGGGGTGATTACGCGTCACTCTCCATCGCGCCAACCTGGGATGTTAACGATAAAGCCGTTGGCAAAGCAGAGTGTATTTGATCTCTATAACAGTGATTGGAGTCAGCAACTTAAGCGTGTCGAAAGTAACAAGACGGGGATAAAGTATCGCGTTGGCAAAAATCTGGTTAATGGTTCTGATTTTGAAAGCTTTGCGCTGTTTAATACCGCAGAGCGTGGTTGGGATCTCGACCAATCACCGTTTGAAATAACCACTGCAGAGGCAAGTAGTGGCCAATATGCGCTCGAAGCAAGATTACCAGCCAAGGCGACTGCAACCATAGGTATGACTAATTTTCGTCGAGTTTATAACTCTAGCAGCCCGATGACCTTAGCCTTGAATATCAAAGCGCCTCAAAATACTAAGGTGAATCTTTATTGGCAGGGGCGCAAGACGCGAGAAAAATTAGACACGGCATTACAGCAGGGTGAAAAACACTTGATAAGTAGTCAGCTTCTATCTGGCGAAAATGCACAATGGCAAAACATTGAGGCACAATTTAATTCACCTCGGATTGGTTATCGTAGTATCCGCGTATTAGTTGAATTTGAAAACCTAAGCCAATCAAGTGAGTCGATTTATGTTGATGACATAAACTTGATCGAGTGGCAGTCAGCATTTTCGAGTCAACCGAACTTCAAACCCATGTCTGATGATGCCGCAGCTGCATCGCATATTGGTTTCGATCGTCCTCTGGCAGCCAACGAGCAGGTGACACTTAGCTTTTAA
- a CDS encoding N-acyl-D-amino-acid deacylase family protein, with translation MKQLSLVASLLCVSLSSIAVEPQEVDLLISGKRVHIGDGSAQRALDIAICGDKICGISPLGEVKYVAKQRIDAKNSVVSPGFIDPHTHSIEQLLSEDKKANLNYLYQGVTTVVNGNDGDGRADIQRLSMQLTKNGIGTNTALLAGHGYIRRAVMGLAERYATKAEIAQMQMLLTQAMEQGAVGLSSGLYYVPGVYADAEEVIALAKVAAKYDGIYDTHLRDESTFNIGFTAAIEEAIKITNAADIHLHIAHIKALGKDVWGQSKDVIKLINAAQQSGSSISADQYPWRASGTNLKSAVVPKWVMADSRSHFLSRLEDPSKRAQIISEIEENIRRRGGPDSLLITAAEDESLEGETLKEIAAKYQKTAAETVLELVKGSRIRVASFNMSPADIERFMVQPWVVTSSDGTDGHPRKYASFPKKYREYVQQKSLLTLPQFIQQSSSKTAAILKLDKRGLLQTGYFADIVIFDSERLRDEADFAHWNRLSSGVDYVVINGKLAINQGQYTGLLGGRVVK, from the coding sequence ATGAAACAATTGTCATTAGTTGCCAGTTTACTATGCGTGTCGCTCAGTTCCATTGCTGTGGAACCACAAGAGGTCGATCTATTAATCAGTGGTAAGCGCGTGCATATTGGTGATGGTTCAGCGCAAAGAGCGTTAGATATAGCCATTTGCGGCGATAAAATTTGCGGTATCAGTCCGCTGGGCGAAGTGAAGTACGTTGCTAAGCAAAGGATTGATGCTAAAAACTCTGTCGTGAGTCCTGGGTTTATTGATCCACATACCCATAGCATTGAACAGTTACTGAGTGAGGATAAAAAAGCCAACCTCAACTATCTCTATCAAGGTGTTACAACTGTGGTCAACGGTAACGACGGCGATGGTCGTGCCGACATTCAACGATTAAGCATGCAGCTTACTAAAAATGGTATCGGTACCAATACCGCATTACTTGCGGGCCATGGCTATATTCGTAGGGCAGTAATGGGTTTAGCTGAGCGCTATGCCACTAAGGCTGAGATAGCTCAAATGCAAATGTTGTTAACGCAAGCGATGGAGCAGGGGGCGGTGGGGCTATCGAGCGGATTGTATTATGTTCCGGGTGTGTATGCCGACGCCGAAGAAGTGATTGCATTGGCGAAAGTCGCAGCAAAATATGATGGCATTTACGATACCCACTTACGGGATGAAAGTACCTTTAATATCGGTTTTACAGCGGCGATAGAGGAAGCCATTAAGATTACCAACGCTGCGGATATCCATCTACATATTGCCCATATAAAAGCCTTAGGAAAAGATGTTTGGGGGCAAAGTAAAGATGTCATCAAATTGATTAATGCGGCGCAGCAATCGGGTAGCAGTATCTCAGCTGACCAATATCCATGGCGAGCCTCAGGTACCAACCTTAAGAGTGCTGTGGTGCCAAAGTGGGTGATGGCCGATTCACGTTCTCATTTTTTAAGTCGACTCGAAGACCCTTCAAAGCGAGCGCAAATTATCAGTGAAATTGAAGAGAATATTAGGCGTAGGGGTGGACCCGATTCACTACTTATCACCGCAGCAGAAGATGAGTCTTTAGAGGGGGAGACGCTAAAAGAGATCGCTGCTAAGTATCAAAAAACGGCAGCAGAGACCGTGCTGGAATTGGTCAAGGGTAGCCGAATTCGAGTGGCATCTTTTAACATGTCACCGGCAGATATAGAGCGATTTATGGTGCAGCCTTGGGTCGTTACCTCATCGGATGGCACCGATGGTCATCCTCGAAAGTATGCCAGCTTCCCTAAGAAATATCGTGAGTATGTGCAGCAAAAATCTTTGCTAACCTTGCCGCAGTTTATTCAGCAAAGTAGCAGTAAGACAGCCGCAATATTGAAGCTGGATAAGCGAGGTTTATTACAAACCGGCTATTTTGCAGATATCGTTATTTTTGATTCTGAGCGATTACGTGATGAGGCTGACTTTGCTCACTGGAACCGCTTGTCTAGTGGAGTTGATTACGTTGTTATAAACGGAAAGCTGGCCATCAACCAAGGCCAATATACGGGCTTGCTTGGGGGCCGAGTTGTGAAATAG
- a CDS encoding M14 family metallopeptidase yields the protein MLYKISFIILSFVVIACSSVQPVTRCDGPDLKISSNFENARVNDCKIVDGKIKLSITPENEPINDSPWYAFKITSTTEKEVEVSISYQGGHQRYTPKASQNRINWQPLKYRVRNNVLHFKVAVSPTPTFIAGQELITNKDYDIWMKSLAKQPNVRHYTLGQSTQLRDIGALEVTGEGDEWIVVLGRQHPPEVTGALALFPFVNNLIADSQLSARFMQRFNILIVPDLNPDGVALGNWRHNANGVDLNRDWKAFKQVESRLVRDKLKAITQSGGKIVFAVDFHSTKKDIFYTMPSDYGLNPPLLVESWLAELRETVSPFVIREQPGHNSDKGIFKQFIADEYGVHGITYEMGDNTDRAVIKKLAVVASDSLMQKMLTTTPSEFKGKSLK from the coding sequence ATGTTGTATAAAATCAGTTTTATTATTCTCAGCTTTGTGGTTATTGCCTGCAGTTCAGTCCAGCCGGTAACGCGTTGTGACGGGCCAGATCTTAAGATCAGCAGTAACTTTGAGAATGCAAGAGTTAACGATTGCAAGATTGTCGATGGTAAAATCAAGCTCAGCATTACCCCAGAAAATGAGCCTATTAATGATAGCCCTTGGTACGCTTTTAAGATCACCTCTACGACAGAGAAGGAGGTTGAGGTATCAATCAGTTACCAAGGTGGGCATCAAAGATATACCCCTAAAGCCAGTCAAAACCGTATTAACTGGCAGCCTTTAAAGTATCGAGTGCGTAATAATGTGCTGCACTTTAAGGTTGCAGTAAGCCCGACGCCTACGTTTATTGCAGGCCAAGAGTTAATCACTAATAAAGACTATGACATATGGATGAAAAGCTTAGCTAAACAGCCAAATGTGCGTCATTACACTCTGGGCCAATCAACACAACTCCGAGATATTGGTGCGCTTGAGGTCACAGGCGAGGGAGATGAGTGGATAGTTGTTCTCGGACGTCAACACCCGCCTGAAGTCACCGGTGCTTTAGCGCTATTTCCATTCGTTAATAACTTGATTGCTGATAGCCAATTATCAGCCCGCTTTATGCAGCGATTCAATATATTGATCGTGCCAGACTTAAACCCAGACGGTGTGGCCTTAGGTAATTGGAGACACAATGCAAATGGTGTGGATCTTAACCGTGATTGGAAAGCATTTAAGCAGGTAGAGTCGAGATTGGTGCGCGATAAGCTTAAGGCCATCACTCAGAGCGGCGGCAAGATCGTATTTGCCGTTGATTTCCACTCAACCAAGAAAGATATTTTTTACACCATGCCTTCTGATTATGGTTTAAACCCGCCGTTGTTGGTTGAAAGCTGGCTTGCGGAGTTGAGAGAGACCGTGTCGCCCTTTGTGATCCGCGAGCAGCCTGGACACAATTCAGACAAGGGGATCTTTAAGCAGTTTATTGCTGATGAATATGGGGTTCATGGGATCACCTATGAGATGGGTGACAATACCGATAGAGCGGTAATTAAGAAGCTTGCAGTAGTCGCTAGCGACAGTTTGATGCAAAAAATGCTCACCACAACGCCGAGTGAGTTTAAAGGGAAGTCGCTGAAATGA